In Mycobacterium sp. ITM-2016-00317, the genomic window CACGATGGCTCGACTGTTCGGCACCGATGGAGTGCGCGGCGTCGCCAACCTTGAGCTGACCGCCGAGCTGGCGATGGCACTCGGTTCGGCGGCCGCGCGACGGCTCGCAACGACCGGCGAGACCCGCCGACAGGTCGCCGTCGTCGGGCGTGACCCGCGGGCCAGCGGCGAGATGCTGGAAGCGGCCGTCATCGCAGGTATCGCCAGTGAGGGCGTCGACGTTCTCCGCGTCGGTGTGCTGCCGACGCCGGCGGTCGCCTATCTGACCAACGCCTACGACGCGGACTTCGGCGTGATGATCTCGGCGTCGCACAACCCGATGCCCGACAACGGCATCAAGATCTTCGGACCCGGCGGGCACAAGCTGGACGACGCCACCGAGGACCGGATCGAAGACCTCGTGCAGCAGGGGCCCGGCGCGCGGCCGACCGGCGCGGGCATCGGACGGGTGGTCGACGCCGAGGACGCGCTGGAGCGCTATCTGCGCCACGTCGGCAAGGCCGCGACCACCCGGCTGGACGCGCTGACCGTCGTCGTCGACTGCGCGCACGGCGCGGCCTCGGGCGCGGCGCCGCAGGCCTACCGCGCCGCGGGCGCCAACGTCATCCCGATCAACGCCGAGCCCGACGGCCTGAACATCAACGACGGATGCGGCTCGACCCATATGCAGACGCTGCGCCAGGCGGTGGTCGCCTACGGGGCCGACCTCGGTCTGGCCCACGACGGCGACGCCGACCGCTGCCTGGCCGTCGACGCACACGGACGCGTCATCGACGGTGACGCGATCATGGTGGTGCTCGCCTTGGCGATGCAGGAAGCCGGCGAACTCACCGCCGACACCCTGGTCGCCACGGTGATGAGCAACATGGGCCTGCACCTGGCGATGCGGTCGGCAGGCATCGACGTGCGCACCACCGGCGTCGGCGACCGCTACGTCCTGGAGGAACTGCGCGCCGGCCGTTTCGCGCTGGGCGGCGAGCAGTCCGGGCACATCGTGCTGCCGAGCTTCGGCACCACCGGTGACGGCATCGTCACGGGCCTTCGGTTGATGGCGCGGATGGCCCAGACCGGTCTGAGCCTGGCTGAACTGGCCGAACCGATGCGCACCCTTCCGCAGGTGCTCATCAACGTCGCGGTCACCGACAAGGCGACCGTGGCCGACGCCCCCTCGGTGCGTGACGCGGTCGCGCGGGTCGAGGCGGAACTCGGTGA contains:
- the glmM gene encoding phosphoglucosamine mutase, with the protein product MARLFGTDGVRGVANLELTAELAMALGSAAARRLATTGETRRQVAVVGRDPRASGEMLEAAVIAGIASEGVDVLRVGVLPTPAVAYLTNAYDADFGVMISASHNPMPDNGIKIFGPGGHKLDDATEDRIEDLVQQGPGARPTGAGIGRVVDAEDALERYLRHVGKAATTRLDALTVVVDCAHGAASGAAPQAYRAAGANVIPINAEPDGLNINDGCGSTHMQTLRQAVVAYGADLGLAHDGDADRCLAVDAHGRVIDGDAIMVVLALAMQEAGELTADTLVATVMSNMGLHLAMRSAGIDVRTTGVGDRYVLEELRAGRFALGGEQSGHIVLPSFGTTGDGIVTGLRLMARMAQTGLSLAELAEPMRTLPQVLINVAVTDKATVADAPSVRDAVARVEAELGDTGRILLRPSGTEQVVRVMVEAADEDTARQMAARVAESVSAQR